CCAACGCATCGCATTGGCGCGCGCCTTGATCCTGCGACCCAAGGTGCTGTTACTCGACGAACCTTTGGGGGCGCTCGACAAACAATTGCGCGAGCAGATGCAGCTTGAGTTGCGCGCGCTGCAACGACAGGTCGGCATCACCTTTGTGTTTGTCACCCATGATCAGGAAGAGGCGCTGACCCTGTCGGATCGGATCGCGGTCATGTCCGGGGGCAAGGTGTTGCAGGTCGACACGCCTGCGGGCCTCTACGAGGCACCAAGAACGCGCGCCGTCGCAAGTTTTATCGGCAATATGAATTTCTTTCACGGCACGGTGCGGCGCAATGGCTCTGCCATGGCCGCGATCGAGGCCGAGGGGCTGGGCACCATCCCCATGGCCACGGCGCAGCTTACCAAACCTGACGGCGCGCCTGTGCATATCGGCCTCAGGCCCGAGAAATTCAGCCTCTCGCCAACGCGGCCCGAGGCGGGGCTGGCGGTTGAGGGGCGCTTGCGCACGGCGGCCTATATGGGAGAGCGCAGCCAGTATTACCTGAGCATTCCCGGCAAGGCAGAGCCGGTCGCGGTCTCTGCTCCGAACACCGATCGACGGATGGGGGCCGATGATCTGCCCGAGGGTCAGGCGCTCTGGCTCTCGTGGTCACCAGAGGCCATTGTCATTCTCGATACCGACTAATCAAAGGAGAGGGGCGCGCCACGCCACGGCGGCGACCCGGAAACAGAATGCAGCAGATCGCACCACCCCCAACCCGCGACACCGGCAAGCCCCGCCGCACCGAGCCCAAGCAGGTCCGGCGCAGGCAATTGATCGAGGCCACTATAGATTCCATCGCCCAATACGGCATCGCGGGCACCACCATGTCCACGGTCACGGAAATTGCCGGGCTGTCGCTCGGACTCGCCAACTTTCATTTCCAGAGCAAGCAGAACCTGCTGGAAGAAACCCTTAAGTTTCTGGCGCGCGAACACCATGACCATTGGCGTCGTGCCTATGGCGATGCGGGGCTGAGCGCGCGCGACAAACTGATGGCGATTGTCGACTCGCATTTCGATCCAAAGATTTGCACGCAAAGAAAGCTGGCGGTCTGGTATGCCTATTTTGGCGAAGGGGGGCGGCGTACGGTCTATCGCGCGCTGGTGGATGCCCTTGATAACGAACGCTTTGACCTGTCGAAACGCCTCTGCCGCGATATCGCGCGCGAGGGCGGGTATTCCGGCCCGTCAGCCAATACCATCGCGCACACGCTGGAGGGGCTCTACGATGGGCTCTGGCTCAATATCCTCATGTATCCCGACACTTTTGATCGCGATGCGGCCCGCGCCAAGGTGCAGGCCTATCTCGCCATGGCCTTTCCCCGGCATTTCGACATGCCGCAGGATGAGACCGCCGATCAATCAACCAGAAC
The nucleotide sequence above comes from Roseovarius mucosus. Encoded proteins:
- a CDS encoding ABC transporter ATP-binding protein; translated protein: MTPSDRFISIRNVSKRFGAFTAIEEVSMDIAQGEFFSLLGASGCGKTTLLRMLAGFESTSNGEIFIDDQPMSDVPPHHRPVNMVFQSYAIFPHLNVRDNIAYGLRKQKLTAARRAEMVEEMLDLIKLPGYGSRKANELSGGQRQRIALARALILRPKVLLLDEPLGALDKQLREQMQLELRALQRQVGITFVFVTHDQEEALTLSDRIAVMSGGKVLQVDTPAGLYEAPRTRAVASFIGNMNFFHGTVRRNGSAMAAIEAEGLGTIPMATAQLTKPDGAPVHIGLRPEKFSLSPTRPEAGLAVEGRLRTAAYMGERSQYYLSIPGKAEPVAVSAPNTDRRMGADDLPEGQALWLSWSPEAIVILDTD
- a CDS encoding TetR family transcriptional regulator C-terminal domain-containing protein — its product is MQQIAPPPTRDTGKPRRTEPKQVRRRQLIEATIDSIAQYGIAGTTMSTVTEIAGLSLGLANFHFQSKQNLLEETLKFLAREHHDHWRRAYGDAGLSARDKLMAIVDSHFDPKICTQRKLAVWYAYFGEGGRRTVYRALVDALDNERFDLSKRLCRDIAREGGYSGPSANTIAHTLEGLYDGLWLNILMYPDTFDRDAARAKVQAYLAMAFPRHFDMPQDETADQSTRTERCE